A DNA window from Siniperca chuatsi isolate FFG_IHB_CAS linkage group LG6, ASM2008510v1, whole genome shotgun sequence contains the following coding sequences:
- the LOC122877217 gene encoding uncharacterized protein LOC122877217 isoform X3, with the protein MATRAAYFSPSEAQILMEAYEEVKDIIKKKGNTATVIKQREKAWQSIADRLNALNMNGPKRTWQQVKIKYKNILQNAVKKNTHRQGTGGGSPKADLTPAEDMALELNKGRPVLEGIPGGKETSIGSSQDATRFIQVSGSTVFLLEPPAQAPDDADPGESPSAAATAHDGDDDEEETISVDSRRHEDPDAIQWENQPGNILQEDDTAQNKN; encoded by the exons ATGGCAACTAGAGCCGCGTACTTTTCCCCGTCGGAAGCACAAATCCTCATGGAGGCATACGAGGAGGTAAAAGATATAATTAAGAAGAAAGGCAACACCGCCACAGTgataaagcaaagagaaaaagcgTGGCAAAGTATTGCAGACCGCCTGAATGC ATTAAACATGAACGGGCCAAAACGGACATGGCAGCAGGTCAAAATCAAATACAAGAACATTCTGCAGAATG CAGTGAAAAAGAATACCCACAGACAAGGCACGGGTGGTGGGTCACCAAAGGCTGACCTTACCCCAGCAGAGGACATGGCCTTGGAGCTAAATAAAGGCAGGCCCGTCTTAGAGGGGATCCCTGGGGGGAAAGAGACGAGCATAGGTTCCTCCCAAGATGCCACCCGCTTCATTCAAG TGTCTGGAAGCACTGTGTTCCTGTTAGAGCCACCAGCACAAGCACCAGACGATGCTGATCCA GGTGAAAGCCCcagtgcagcagcaacagcacatGATGGAGAcgatgatgaggaggagaccATCTCTGTGGATTCCAGAAGGCATGAG GACCCAGATGCTATACAGTGGGAAAACCAGCCTGGCAACATA CTCCAAGAAGATGACACagctcaaaataaaaattag
- the LOC122877217 gene encoding uncharacterized protein LOC122877217 isoform X1 gives MATRAAYFSPSEAQILMEAYEEVKDIIKKKGNTATVIKQREKAWQSIADRLNALNMNGPKRTWQQVKIKYKNILQNAVKKNTHRQGTGGGSPKADLTPAEDMALELNKGRPVLEGIPGGKETSIGSSQDATRFIQVSGSTVFLLEPPAQAPDDADPGESPSAAATAHDGDDDEEETISVDSRRHEDPDAIQWENQPGNISSQAIRKLYGNHLRRQIELADIDIQYKKKKIENLALESEIKKRTIRKLDLEIKKLEREVRYAFNVHCMLTVTQMY, from the exons ATGGCAACTAGAGCCGCGTACTTTTCCCCGTCGGAAGCACAAATCCTCATGGAGGCATACGAGGAGGTAAAAGATATAATTAAGAAGAAAGGCAACACCGCCACAGTgataaagcaaagagaaaaagcgTGGCAAAGTATTGCAGACCGCCTGAATGC ATTAAACATGAACGGGCCAAAACGGACATGGCAGCAGGTCAAAATCAAATACAAGAACATTCTGCAGAATG CAGTGAAAAAGAATACCCACAGACAAGGCACGGGTGGTGGGTCACCAAAGGCTGACCTTACCCCAGCAGAGGACATGGCCTTGGAGCTAAATAAAGGCAGGCCCGTCTTAGAGGGGATCCCTGGGGGGAAAGAGACGAGCATAGGTTCCTCCCAAGATGCCACCCGCTTCATTCAAG TGTCTGGAAGCACTGTGTTCCTGTTAGAGCCACCAGCACAAGCACCAGACGATGCTGATCCA GGTGAAAGCCCcagtgcagcagcaacagcacatGATGGAGAcgatgatgaggaggagaccATCTCTGTGGATTCCAGAAGGCATGAG GACCCAGATGCTATACAGTGGGAAAACCAGCCTGGCAACATA AGCTCACAAGCTATCAGAAAGTTGTATGGCAACCACCTCCGGCGCCAAATAGAACTGGCAGACATAGACATTCagtacaagaagaaaaagatagaaaatCTTGCACTGGAGTCCGAAATAAAAAAGAGGACAATTAGGAAACTGGaccttgaaataaaaaaacttgagaGGGAGGTGAGATATGCCTTCAATGTACACTGTATGCTAACTGtaacacaaatgtattaa
- the LOC122877217 gene encoding uncharacterized protein LOC122877217 isoform X2 yields MATRAAYFSPSEAQILMEAYEEVKDIIKKKGNTATVIKQREKAWQSIADRLNALNMNGPKRTWQQVKIKYKNILQNAVKKNTHRQGTGGGSPKADLTPAEDMALELNKGRPVLEGIPGGKETSIGSSQDATRFIQVSGSTVFLLEPPAQAPDDADPGESPSAAATAHDGDDDEEETISVDSRRHEDPDAIQWENQPGNISSQAIRKLYGNHLRRQIELADIDIQYKKKKIENLALESEIKKRTIRKLDLEIKKLERELQEDDTAQNKN; encoded by the exons ATGGCAACTAGAGCCGCGTACTTTTCCCCGTCGGAAGCACAAATCCTCATGGAGGCATACGAGGAGGTAAAAGATATAATTAAGAAGAAAGGCAACACCGCCACAGTgataaagcaaagagaaaaagcgTGGCAAAGTATTGCAGACCGCCTGAATGC ATTAAACATGAACGGGCCAAAACGGACATGGCAGCAGGTCAAAATCAAATACAAGAACATTCTGCAGAATG CAGTGAAAAAGAATACCCACAGACAAGGCACGGGTGGTGGGTCACCAAAGGCTGACCTTACCCCAGCAGAGGACATGGCCTTGGAGCTAAATAAAGGCAGGCCCGTCTTAGAGGGGATCCCTGGGGGGAAAGAGACGAGCATAGGTTCCTCCCAAGATGCCACCCGCTTCATTCAAG TGTCTGGAAGCACTGTGTTCCTGTTAGAGCCACCAGCACAAGCACCAGACGATGCTGATCCA GGTGAAAGCCCcagtgcagcagcaacagcacatGATGGAGAcgatgatgaggaggagaccATCTCTGTGGATTCCAGAAGGCATGAG GACCCAGATGCTATACAGTGGGAAAACCAGCCTGGCAACATA AGCTCACAAGCTATCAGAAAGTTGTATGGCAACCACCTCCGGCGCCAAATAGAACTGGCAGACATAGACATTCagtacaagaagaaaaagatagaaaatCTTGCACTGGAGTCCGAAATAAAAAAGAGGACAATTAGGAAACTGGaccttgaaataaaaaaacttgagaGGGAG CTCCAAGAAGATGACACagctcaaaataaaaattag